The following coding sequences are from one Beggiatoa alba B18LD window:
- a CDS encoding OsmC family protein has translation MDINVHFGEGLQVITEFDGFHVLADQPKDNGGQGTAPDPFSYFLSSLAACAGFFVLRFCQSRQLEIADIRLSLHSSRDPASHRLTDIAMTIHVPESFPQKYLSALVRATNECSVKKVLADPPTISVNAKVMESTTA, from the coding sequence ATGGACATTAATGTACATTTTGGCGAAGGTTTACAAGTGATTACGGAATTTGATGGATTCCATGTGTTAGCTGACCAACCGAAAGACAATGGTGGACAAGGAACAGCACCCGACCCATTTTCTTATTTTTTAAGCAGTTTAGCGGCATGTGCAGGATTTTTCGTTTTACGTTTTTGCCAATCGCGTCAATTAGAAATAGCAGATATTCGCCTGAGTTTGCATAGTAGCCGTGACCCTGCCAGCCATCGCTTAACAGATATTGCAATGACAATACATGTCCCTGAAAGTTTTCCACAAAAATATTTATCTGCGTTAGTACGTGCGACAAACGAATGTAGTGTTAAAAAAGTCTTAGCTGACCCACCAACAATTAGCGTTAATGCAAAAGTGATGGAAAGCACAACCGCATAA
- a CDS encoding ABC transporter permease, producing the protein MKTRFTLHRWWAIVVKEFIQMRRDRLTFGMIIGIPLIQLTLFGFAINSDPKRLPTAVLQADHSPHARTLLNAIRYSGYFQIVSTPATENELTNLLQRGDIQFAIIIPPNFSRDLVRGTRPVLLLQADATDPAATSNALSALTAIVQTGLDRDLNGALDYLHSQAPAVELRMHRLYNPEGITQYNIVPGLMGVVLTMTMVMITALAITRERERGTMENLLAMPVRPLEVMMGKIVPYILIGYIQVGLILVAARLLFHVPMLGSIGLLLLISLVFIAANLAVGITYSTIARNQLQAMQMAFFFFLPSILLSGFMFPFRGMPNWAQVIGECLPLTHFLRLVRGILLKGNNFTESLSHLIPILIFTIVVIVIGMLKYRETLD; encoded by the coding sequence ATGAAAACCCGTTTTACCCTGCATCGTTGGTGGGCAATTGTGGTTAAAGAATTCATTCAAATGCGACGTGACCGTTTAACCTTTGGCATGATTATCGGCATTCCTTTAATACAACTCACTTTATTCGGTTTTGCTATCAATTCTGACCCAAAACGCTTACCCACTGCCGTTTTACAAGCTGACCACAGCCCACACGCCAGAACATTACTAAACGCTATTCGTTACAGCGGTTATTTTCAAATTGTCAGCACGCCCGCCACTGAAAACGAGTTAACTAATTTATTGCAACGGGGCGATATTCAATTTGCGATTATTATTCCGCCCAATTTTTCCCGTGACCTCGTGCGTGGAACACGTCCTGTTTTGTTATTACAAGCGGATGCGACTGACCCCGCTGCGACCAGTAACGCGCTTTCTGCCCTTACAGCAATTGTACAAACAGGTTTAGACCGTGATTTAAACGGCGCATTGGACTATTTACATAGCCAAGCCCCAGCGGTAGAACTACGAATGCACCGTTTATATAACCCTGAAGGGATTACTCAATACAATATCGTGCCGGGATTAATGGGCGTGGTTTTAACCATGACGATGGTGATGATTACCGCGTTAGCGATTACGCGAGAGCGGGAGCGTGGGACAATGGAAAATTTGCTGGCAATGCCCGTGCGTCCGTTAGAAGTGATGATGGGAAAAATTGTGCCTTATATTCTTATTGGTTATATTCAAGTGGGTTTAATTCTTGTTGCTGCCCGCTTATTGTTTCATGTGCCTATGTTGGGCAGTATTGGCTTATTGCTCTTAATTAGCCTTGTTTTTATTGCGGCAAATTTAGCGGTTGGAATTACTTACTCGACCATTGCCCGTAATCAACTCCAAGCCATGCAAATGGCGTTTTTCTTCTTTCTCCCCTCTATCTTACTTTCTGGTTTTATGTTTCCTTTTCGTGGAATGCCGAACTGGGCGCAAGTTATCGGTGAGTGTTTACCGCTGACGCACTTTTTACGTTTAGTTCGTGGGATATTATTAAAAGGTAATAATTTTACTGAAAGCCTCTCGCATTTAATCCCTATTCTGATTTTTACGATTGTTGTTATTGTGATTGGTATGTTGAAATATCGGGAAACTTTGGATTAA